DNA from Geobacillus vulcani PSS1:
GATCGTCACCTTCCAGGACGTCCAATCCGGTTCTGCTTTGCGCAGCAATTCCGGTGGGAAGAGGAACGTCCATGGTTTGCTGGTGTGGGCTTTCACTTCCAGATGGCAGGCAAACAATCCGCGGGCGACGATGTCGCCAGCATGATCCCGCACTTCAAGCGGGATTTGTTCAAAACGGATCTGTTGGTCGCTGCCGTTGCGAATGAGCAGCGTGACGGCTAGCTTGCCGGAAGGCAACTGTTTCGCTTCAATGCCCATGAAGTTCACTTCCCCGCGAGCAGGAGGCGGAACCGAGTCAACAAGGGCTTGCAGCTGTTGGCGCTGCTCGGCCGACAGCGACTGTTCCCAGCTTTCCTCTAGCTCGAGCCGATGCCGCGGTGTCAATTCAAAGGCGATCTTCCATCCATCTGCAGGCAATTGATCGACGAGCTTGTCCTCGGCGGCGAACAAGAACCGCCACGGACGGGCTGTCATCGGCGGCAGTTCGCCGAAAGCGCTCATGTCAAACTCTTTGCGGGCGATCGCTGTGCCATCCTCGCCAAGCAGCAACAGGCGAATTCGTTCAAAGCGGACCGGTTTCGGCAGCGTATTGCGCAAAATGGCGACAGCGACAAATCCATCATTGTATTCGACCAGCTTGACGCCCGAAATGGAAATTTGGTTTGGCTGAAGCGACGGCAGCTGTTCGTGGTAAAAGCGATAGACGTACGTTTCTTCTGGAGACAGCTGCCAGTCCGGATGAAACGACAGCGTTGTTTTCGTTCCGACCTCCGGCTGTTCGACATGTTGTGCCGGCAGCTCGGCCTCCGGTTGCGTGCGTTGTTTTCTTCGAAAAATCATGGAACCCCTCCTTTACGGGGCGGCGTGCTGCGCCGCGGTT
Protein-coding regions in this window:
- a CDS encoding accessory Sec system S-layer assembly protein codes for the protein MIFRRKQRTQPEAELPAQHVEQPEVGTKTTLSFHPDWQLSPEETYVYRFYHEQLPSLQPNQISISGVKLVEYNDGFVAVAILRNTLPKPVRFERIRLLLLGEDGTAIARKEFDMSAFGELPPMTARPWRFLFAAEDKLVDQLPADGWKIAFELTPRHRLELEESWEQSLSAEQRQQLQALVDSVPPPARGEVNFMGIEAKQLPSGKLAVTLLIRNGSDQQIRFEQIPLEVRDHAGDIVARGLFACHLEVKAHTSKPWTFLFPPELLRKAEPDWTSWKVTIPSSPAQSERQETQSSEE